A window of Rhizoctonia solani chromosome 5, complete sequence genomic DNA:
ATAGGTCATTGGGTTTTTGAGAGATGGAAGAGTCGGTCTGGGGGACTGGTTTTGGAGTCTCGGTTTGGGGCGTCACTGCTGTTACTGTAGCCTTGGCCGGTACATTTTAGATGACGAGGCAGGGGCAAGGCAGTGATTTGAGGACCGGTTTGGGAGTGGGAGAATCCGACTTGGAGACCTCTTTTGGAGTAGGGATTTCAAGCTTGGGCGGTGCTGCTGCGTCTACAGGCTTGGTCGATTCACCTCTAGATGGCGCGTCAGACTCGGGCTTGATCGAGTCCAAATACTCCTTGACGATCTTATCCGCCTCTACCTGCGTTTTCTCAGGCTTCAAAGTCCCTtgcccacctccaccccctCTTCCCGGTCCACCCACACTCGAACCGCCGTGTCGACCAGTCGAATATCGCAAAGTACGAGGCGTCACATGAACCCAGGTGTGATCCGCAGCGGACGGTAAAGTCGGCGGCGAGCAGCAAGCATTTCCGAAAACACGAAATCAAAACAGGACAAAATGCAGCCAATCACACCCTCGGGTCGATTATGTCATCCAATTTGTGTCCCAAGTGGGAGGATGGTGGGGTGGGGCCGGTTAAGGCAGGACCAATTCATTTGAACTCGGTCACCGTATCTCGTTCGGAATCGTGCCTAATCAAGTAATCAAACGGAGACGAGATGAATAATTTTCTTTTCTAGACTGGAGAATGAGCGAATCATGCAACTCCTTGCGATGAATGACCCGTATCAAAAAGCCATCATTCGCTGTATATTTGATATTGTTGTTGTCATGACATGGGGGTCAATTCAACCCGCCAGCGCCAGAGGGTCACGGACCGCCCACTTTACGACCACACACACTCTTTCCGTGTTTAACTTGTATTTTAGTTCTCTTACGACCTCGCGATGACTGCCCATGCTCATGCTTATGCTCACGACCTACCTACGCCTCCCCTCACGGACATACTCCGTCGCATGGTCGACCTTGCCCGTCAAGTCGAGCCCGAATCGCCCCAAGCGGACCGAATGGCGAAAATAGCGATGCAAATGGCCATGGACTCGATCGATCCGGACCATAGACCAAACACGATCGAGACCATGCTCATGCGTCGGGTCGCTGAAGAAAAAGAGCGCCGAAAGGAGAGGGATAGAAAGTGGGAAGAGCGGGTGAAGAGTGTTCGGCGCCAGATGATGGAGGAGCGGGAGCAGGAGATTGAATGGCAAGAGGTCAAATTTGAGAATGCGAGGAAGAAGGACGAAGCCTTTGTTAGTGCGACGAGGGATGAGCTGGGCCGAGTCCAGGCTGAACTGGAGGAAGCGCGTCGGGAGATTGCAAAGGCCAAAGAGGACGCCCAGGAGGCTATGCGGGAAGCAGAACGGGCGAGAAAAGAGACCGGGGATGCCAAGAAGGAGATCGAGAAGCTCAATGACGAGCTTAAACGGTCCAAAACGGAACTAGAGCAGGCAAAAGAAGAGATCGAGCGGGAGCGCGAACGGGCAGACCGTGCCGAGGCAGAACACAAACAAGTCGCCCGTCGTGCCAGCTCCGAGTCCCAGTCAGCGGAAGAAAAGGCCGAGCTCATCGCCTGGAGTCGGTACAAGTCCCAGTGGAGATTGCTGAAACGCGTTACGACCGCCGACCCAACTGGCGGACAGCTCCAAGTACTGCGTTTCGAGGATTTACCGTGGCCCACTGTTGTCCCGCCCACATCCCCCGGGATGATAACCGACACCCAGGTTGCTACGTTCTTGCTCTCTGGTCCGCCGCTTCGTGAGGGGGAAACGATGAAGACCAGAATCAAGGACAGTCTGTTGACCTGGCATCCTGATAAGTTCGCCGCAAGGTACGTACAAGCCTGCCACGAGTTTGAGAGGTTATTTGACGACCCGGTTTGATTATGGTCGATATAGGTGGATACAGTATGTGATTGAGAGCGATAGGGCCCGGGTTACTGAGGGAATCACTGCTGTTGTGCGAGCCGGAAGCAGGGCACTCGTCGAGTGTGCCAACAAAGCTCCTGCGCCCCGGATCCGGGTGCCTTCGAGGAATAGGATCATGCAGGGTTGAAACACCGAGCGGTGCCTGGGCTTTCATGACTTTCAATTATTTTATTTGTACATTCGTTATACACAGATAAGTTAATAGTAATGACTAGACATGGTTAACATCCTTGACACTGCTCTAGGGCTTAAGTTGGGCAAATTGAGGTGCATGTAAGAAGATTTAAAAAATGCACAGTGCATAAATTAAGAGCTAACACAGAGGTGATATATAGTGTCTACCAAGAATAGAGATAAGACGGCTTAGCAAAGTGGTTACTGCGATTGATTAGAAATCAATTCCTCTCTGAGGGCGTAGGTTCGAGTCCTACAGTCGTCGCTCTACGgtcctttttttttaaaaaaaaaatctcTCCCTCATTTTCAAACAAACCCATGATCGTATATTCTACTTCTATACACGTTTTGCTGTAATTGACACACGCTTGATCAATATCTTGACATTGTTCCATATGCATGCGGGCCGACGACTATGGAAGGTACTCGATTACTATGTAAAAAGCTATATAACAATTACAGATGGCACCATACTTAAGTACTTGTACACAGTCCGCGAATAAGCCTACTGCCAAACATCACAAACCTCACAAACATAAATCCCTATATATTCTTAACTAAGCCCCAACCAAGCTCTCGCTATCCAACTCAAACCCAAGCCCTTCGCCAACCTCGGACTCATCCGCGTCCCTGATACCCAAGACCTCTCCCAATCCAGCATCCACGACCCCGAGCCAAGTCATCAGCCCATCTACCGTACGAGCCAATTCGGCATGCACATCTCGGCTGAAAGGAGCATTCCCAAGTCCAACGGAGGTAGTGCTGGGTTATCAGGGTGGAATAGAGCGTTGGCGGAAGAATGCAGGGTTGTTTGGTTCGTATGCGAGTACGAGTTGGACTGGGAGTGCGAGTACGCTCGCCCATTCACGGGGCTACTATTTCCTATGTCGCTTGGAGTAATACTCATTTGCAATGCACTTGGTGAATGACTGAAGACTTTTGTGACCGGGGATATGGCCACAGTACCTATACCAGGCGATGGGGGCAACATGTCTGCTCCGGCACCAAGTGACCCAGGCTGAACGGGTGAAAGCTGGATAATGGATAAGTAAACAGTTGGAAAACCGGGCATAGACTTCCCACCTTGAGCAAATCTTTTAGCATTGCACCTGGGCCTGCCGGGCTAAGTCCAGTGTTGCTTCGCCCAGGGACGGCAAGCGCTGACCTACCAGCTCCCTCCATAACTGCCATGGCTGACGCCTGGCGTCCCAGCACCGCAGGCCTTGCAGGGGCTAGTCCATTCGGTCGAGCATTCAATGCAACCGAAGCTCCACCAAGACTTTGTCCGCCAGAAAACCCATTCCCAACGCCGCCCCGCGAGTCCAACGAACGACTAGCACCATGGCTAGGTGGTACAAGGCCACCATCCGGAGGAGCACCTCCAAATCTGAATTCAGTGGGAGACCCGACTGTCGCATTGCGCTTTACCCGTGTAGGCCGTTCTCGACCGGGCCTACTTGAGGATGAATTCAATCCACTAGTACCGGGAAGACTAGAACCGGAGCCGGAACCTTGTCCATGAGAGCTTTCTCCCTTGCGCTGTGCCTTGCCCGAGGCCTCGCTATTGGCCGTACCCGGAGATTCGGCGAGTTGGACTCCGACGTTGGATCCGCTAGCGGGAGGGATCGAAATGTTCGCGAGGCCCTTGCTGTCACGTACCTCGCGATAGGACATCCGAGGTGGGGACAGGGGAGCATTATTTGAATTGGTTCCTGGGGTGGGGGTTTTGTCCGAAGCGGATTCAGTTCCCGAATCGGGAGCAGTGAGTGGGCGGGGAGAGCGGGGCAATCCTTTTGAGCCAGAGAAGGATTGTTTATGGAGCACTCCCCGTCGTGTAGTTCCGACTCCACTGGCAGTGGCAGATGAATCAGACTCAGTACTGCTAAGCGCCGGGTCTGTCGAAGGTGGTTTGACTGTATCCACAATTAAAGAAGGTGCGGACCGAGGAAAGACATAATTAGCTTGTCGGGCAGTGAGTATGTCGGTCGAATCTCGACGGATGGACAGAAGATCTTGATGTGTGTCGAATGGAATTGGAAGAACATGTTGTCCGTTGTTTTCACTGTGACTGTTACCAAAGCTTAGATTTGGGTCCGTGGAAATCGTGTCGTTGCTATCGTTGCCACCACTGCTGTTGCTATCCAAACTCGCGATAGTACTGATCGTACTGCTACTCGATACTGCAGGCAATCCTTGATTGGGTCGGGGTTGGTTGATACGGAAAGGATCCATTCCAGGGTTAGACGCATCCTCAAAAAGCATGCGGAGCGACCGAGGAGGATTGGAAAGTACCGAAAGATCCACGGCCGGCTGCTCCGGGCTCGAGCCTGTTTGTGTGACGCCACCATCCGCATAGTTTGTGCCACGGATTGTCTCGAATTCCCATGATTGTGGTTGCGAATAATCCTGCCTGAACATGCGGTCGGTATCCTCCAAAAACCGTATAACCGTTGAACTCACGGTTCCTCGTCGGGATCAAGTGCCCCAAATGGACTAGTAAGACTCGCCCGCACACCTCCTTTGTTAGTCCAAGATTCGTATCGTACCAAAAGTTCTTTTAAGATCGAAACGGATCCTTTGGACGATTTGATCCATTTACTCTTGGACAACTCTTCAGCTGATAGCCGCTGAAAATGTCAAATAAAGCTCAGTGAGTCCAGCTCTATAGGAGTTGAATATACTCACATCGCCGGGTGTTTCTCGAAGACACAATGCCATGAAGTCTCGCATTTCTTTACTCGCATCAGTTGCATCTGGTAGTTTTGGTGGCTTGAGTTTTGGGATGAGCATCAACGCTCTCATATGGTCTTGGTCCGCGTGAGGTGGTGCGCCAGTCGCCATCTCATAGAGGGTAATTCCTAATCCCCATATGTCTGCCTTGGTATCGTATGGATGTCCTAAGATAACTTCGGGAGCCATCCACTGAGGTGTTCCTACAAAGGTCGAGCGCTTTGAGTGTGGAGTTGCGAGAAGGGCTGAGACTCCAAAATCACAGAGCATGACTCGCCCGTCGGATATCAAGACGTTCGCAGCTGCTCAAGCTGAATCAGTTACGCTTTGGCTAACAGTGCCATGCATACCTTTAAGGTCTCGATGGATAACATTATTTCGGTGTAAAAACGCCAAGCCCTGGAGCACCTCGCGTGTGATAATGCTGATGAATTTCTCTTCTATTGAATTGTTGGGTGCGGCTTTAGCCTGGGCATGTACTTAGTACACCCGCCACACAGTAATAATTCCAGCTTACCAATGTCCTGACACTCCCACCCTGTGCATAGTCCATCACAATCCATACATGAGGTCCTTCCAACCAGCAACCATGGTATCTCGTAATGTTGATACTATCAGGTCCCCGTAGCGAGCTTAGTAGCGCAACCTCCTTTTGTATTGCTTCCACATCATCATCTTGCCCGTCAAGGTTGATTATCTTGAGCGCGACAGCTTCGCCTGTCGGAACAAATACACCCTTGTGTACCGATCCGTATGCACCTCTCCCAACACATTCAAGCTTCTTGTACTGTTGTGTGACCGAGGTGTTGGgatctggcaaaatctgtcGATTCATAGTCGGAGCTCGCAGATGGTTCCAATCATGAGTCTGAAAAAAGTATCTCCGACACCTCGGCTGTCGAAGTTAAGAGGCGGGGGTGAAGTTAAGCGCCCATTCTGGTCAAGAGTGTACAGCCACATGTTAGCGCCAAGGTAAACTGGGACTTCTAGTCAAGAACCCACGATCTGTGTTTGGGACATATCACTATTTGTTTACCACAAATTTCCGCCACTAATTGGTTCAACGAACAACCCTGAATGTGAGCAGTTTGTGAAACTGTCGACCTCGTGGATAAATTACTCGCTTGCACCATCTAACGGGATTTACCGTACAAGGTGTTGCCGCTGATAAGCAATAGTCTCGCAAAGATTACCCCTAAAGGGCCGATGCACGAAACTGATTTTGATGGTGACTCCAAGAGTAAGCGTATGTGGCGCTTGGTTATACTCCTTCTTGTAACTCAAAAATGGTTATTTCTGGACCTTTTTTGCGTAGCCTACTAATAGATGCGCATGTCTAATTGGTCTGAAAATTCATTGAGGAGCTCCTTTGGCCCCAAGCAATGCTACCAATAAAAGATCCGCGCGACATAGCTCATTTCTACTTAAACATCCAATTAATAAGTACCAATGCATAAAATTACACCCCGGACTTTTTTATTCCTTCGAGTCCAGAACCCGCACGCACGTATTCTGCGTACGTTATGGCACCCGACTGCCGGCATGTTTATCACGAATACCACGAGCATGAACGATCATCCAAACACCCTTGACTCATGGAAAGTATTGATCCGCTGTCGACATCAATACATAATACATGCAGACAGTGAAGAGTGCTTCACATTGCCTTGGTACCAAATTCATAACGTCAACAAAGCAGACGACGGCCTTCGTCATATATCTCATGTTAAAGCCATGACAATCGCAGGGCGCTACATCTATTAGCCATTGGCATGCATAATTCAACTCGCCGGTCACTATGAAATTAGGTGTGCACGGCTCTCCCAAAACGGTACATGGAGCTGTGTCACAACGCAAAACCTTATCACCTTCCGCCGCGTTACCGGTAGGTCATATCAGTAGATTTTGATCGACCGAATTTAGATTGGTAGAAGACCATACACGACGACCCACGACCGTCGCCCGATTTTGGGTCCACCGATCGCTACTCCGACCCTGCCCCGACTCCCGTTCCAGAACCCTTTGTCCACTAGTTAAAACTGGTGGATGCACCCATGTTGCTTGGTTAACCTCGCTCAGATCTGTCTCCTCTGGTACGTCACTTGCAGCCATGAGCCTCGTCACCGCCATTCTCGATTTAGTCCTGGAGGCGTATAATAATGTTGAGGTTGCAAAGAAAGTGGCTCGTGAGTTTTTGATACGTTATCCAGAGTTGGAGATATACTCAATTGGCCTGCACACGACGATAGTTGCTTGTACAACATTTTTTGGATACGACATATTGCTCACGCTCAGCTCAGAAATCAGATATGTGTGGTCAGCAAATTGGGGTTTCGGGCGCATTGCATTTCATTTCAACCGAATTTGGACTATCGCAATACTATCGTAAGTGCATAGAGTTTGGTGACGCCGATATTTAGCTCAAACAAGACCGTGTATGCACAGCGTCTACCTCCCAAGTAGGTTCTACTTCTACATATTTGATTGATAAGGCATATTTACGACCATTTCGATCAGTGATTTTCGGTTACAATTATTCAACATCAGTGAGTTCGATTCGCTGGTGTTGGTGTCGCTCGACTGACGTCTAGGTTTCGCAGAGGTCAGCCACCTTTTCGTCTAAAACAAAGAGCTTTGTCAATTTATCTTCCATTAATAGATGTCGCAGCGTCATAATGTTCTATGGTTACGGCGTTGTACTATTGATCTTCAACACTAGTAGTAAGTCATCGCGCGCTTCAGCTTCATCGAGGAGGGTCACAGGTGGTAACCTCCTACAGTTGTAATGTCCTTGCGAGCTTGGATTCTGTATGATCGCAAGTAAGTGATGGTCATGCATCTTAATCGCCAGTTTATTTACATTCGTGCTCACTAcagtccgtttgtctttgcgTGAGTTTGACTACTTTTCGAGTCAGTAAGTGACATCTAACAGGCCCTCTCATTTCCAAGTGGACTCGCTCTTTGTTGCATAGGCGGTGCGGCCGCATGCTTGACGATACTTCATTTGGACATGGCTCGGGCAACATTGATAGCCAACCCAGGTGAAACAAGTTCATTTTCATCACACCTTGATCTGGAAGCTGATCTTGACCGTGATCCCCCCCCCCGTCTAGTCCCCAGTCTGATCACCGGCTGCCTAACTATCTTACCAAAGCGAATCACATTGGTACCATACTTCATCGGGCTCTCACTGGACACTGCCATATTGATAGCTACACTCTATCGTACATGGAGTCTGAATCGCTCTGGGGTTCGGCTCCCGTTAATCCAGTGCTTGAGACGCGAGTGAGTACGACTTATTTACTTCCTGGCCGTGTCACTGACACTCGATGTAGTGGTTTATTCTACTATGTGCTTAATTGCGCTTCTTTGTTCATTTCGATCGCCATAGGTGTAAACTCCAGCATCAACAATATTGCGGTTGGATCAGGGTATGTACAAAGCCCCTGTAAGGGTTGACGATCTAACATGCGGTGCTCTTTCTCACTTCAGATATATAATATGCCTCCATTCGACATTGTGCTCCAGAATATTACTATCGCTGCGTGTATTTAACGCAGAGTTACAGAGCAGCGCTGTTACAGGGATCGCGAGTAGTGCATCCAGGACGGCGAACTCTTTCGGTAACGACTTGCATTCGAGAGGCAAAGGAGACGGTGCCTACCAGACTATGGGGGTGAGAAAAGGCACACATGATTTCGATTATGAGATGCAGGATAGACCGATCGAACTGGAGCGACTCCAACGGTCTTGACCCTTTTTTTTCGTGAGCTACGCTATACTTTTATGGGACTATTCATTCATTTTCGTAGGATGTAAAATATATACCGGATTTTATGTACTCAAAAttatacgcatatatacgtTGTATTGACATGCTATTCATGATTCAAACACATGGGGGCTTATGGGGGACGCGCACCTTGAGAGACGTAATAATCAACCTATACCAAACTAACTAACACGGCTGGATATTCCCGAAGTGAGAACGCACCTCATCGCCGGTGCAGCACAAGAACGGATGGCAGGGGTCGCACCACAAGTTGCCAATGTTATGATCGCCGTCTCGATCACGTGTCCACGTGACCTGGGCACGTCAAACAACGACAGTTCGACGCGACCACTCTTTGGCTTTTGAAAATAGGTAACAATGTCTGAATCCCTCAAGGGCCTCGGTCGTGAGGAGGTGGCAGGTAAGGAGTAGTTTTGGGTCTGATTCGTGCTATAAATGTCTGACATTTATATCCTTTCAGCCCGGCGTGCCGCTCTAACTGATGGACGATGGAGGAACCGAGAAGGAATTGGGATGTATCAGCGCTCTACCTCCAACGCACTTCGAAATATTTTGTCTGGTGTCAAAAGTGCATTACCATCTTTATCTCGAGCACGGTCAAAATCGAGATCAAGGTCTGTAAGTCCTAAGAAACGAGCAGTCCCAGCTTCACAGAATCCTGGTGTGTTTGATTACAATGCGACCTACTCCTGGCTAGAATACTAAACATAACAACAGTCACTGAGTCTCCTAGAGCAGGCCCCTCTCGACTTGCCCCAGACCCATCCCCCGCACGACCAGCTCTGGATCCGTCTCCAGCTCGCTCAACTCAATCTCGACGCAGCTCGGTCAAACGCAAATCATCAGCGGCTGCTGCTACTTCTGCTTCTTTAATCTCCCCTCGAGCTACTTCTTCTCCTCGAAAGACGTATCTCTCGCCCAACCGGAAATCGTATCTTTCTCCGTTCCGAAAGACAAACCCCTCTCCTCTGCGCAAGTCGATTTTCCCTAGATCCCCCACAAAGTCTCCCACTCGAAAATCTCCCGCTGCCCGATCAAAAGCTCAAGCTAAATCGAAATCAAAGCTCAAGGTCAACAAAGGCAAGGTTCCAGAGCCAGAACCGGTTGCGCCTGCTTCCCCTGGCCGGCGACGAGCGAGTGTTCGGGCGATCGATCATCCCGAAGAGGAAGTCTCACGGGCACCCGAGCTGCAAGGTGAAGGTTCGACTGATGAGGTAGAATACGAGGGATTAGCGACTGTAGAGGAAGAACCAgaaccggagccggagccaGAATTACAACCAGAGCTGGAGCCAGAGCCAGAACCTGGGCATGAAACCTTCATTCATCAGGATACGGGCAAGAGTGGAGATGGGGCAGATGAATCCGTAGtggtattgatggaagaggaggaacACCCGCCGCCAAAAGCATCCAAAGGCAAAGGAAAGGCGAAAGGAAAGGCAAAGAGTCGGGCCGAACAGGATACAACTGGAGCAGACGATTCTGTCATGGTCTTGGAGGAAGAGGCTCCTGCGCCTCCTCCACCCAAAAAGAACCGAATTCAGACGATCGTTCCGGAACCTGTGCAACGGCAGAAACCTGCTCGATCTAGAAAGGCATCCGGTAATAAACGACCTGCTGTGGAAGACGACGAAGAACAACCGGAGGGGTCTCGTAAGTATCCTTCTGATTCTCCAATCTTATTGCATGGCTCAGTATGATACTTCAGCTCCGAAACGTGCAAAGAGCACCAAGGGCAAAGCGaaaacaaaggcaaaggcaCCAGCCAAGAAGGGGAAGACTACCAGGGCCAAGCCTCGAGGGAAGAAAACCGGAGCCTCACGAGCAATATCTGTAGAATCCGAGCCAGAACCAGAACGTACGACTCCTGTACCCCAGGACATCATGGTTCCTCTTCAGGATTCACCTCCACCTCGCCCGAAAGATTCTAAGCGTCGTCGCTATACCCTTATGCCCGTTCGAACCAAGGAAGAAATGGCCCATCCGGATTATGATCCGATTGACTGCATTGGCTGGCAGTAGACTCATTCCTCTGTCGGAATCATGACAATTTTTTCACGATCAAGGACTTTTTGTTTTGCGCGCATTTGCAGGTTTTTGTATCAACAAGATAATTTATTGGATAGCAAGATAGCAATATCAAGGTTCTATGAATGCAGTGTGATCAATTAGTCGGCTTCTCCCCCACCACCAAAAAACTCCCTCAATCTCTTTTGATTTGGGTCGTCGCCTGAACTCTGGTTCCCATCTTGTTGTCGAACCTGGATCAGAAGCTCATTAGACTAACTGGAATAAGCCAGTGGATTTAGGACTTACAACTCCGTTCAGATGACTATGCTGATTACATGCGATGATCTTCATTCGAAGTGAGGGAGGCCCGGTCTCTTCGCATTTCTCAGGAGGAGGGGCGGATTCCTCTAGTTTAGTAGCGATTTGGGCGCCCGGATCGGGCGTCAAACGATGATTGGATTCGGTCCCATTGGAAGGGGGTGCCTCATCGAGTGTTTCTCCCTACACAAAATGTTGAGTGTAACT
This region includes:
- a CDS encoding STE/STE11 kinase, yielding MNRQILPDPNTSVTQQYKKLECVGRGAYGSVHKGVFVPTGEAVALKIINLDGQDDDVEAIQKEVALLSSLRGPDSINITRYHGCWLEGPHVWIVMDYAQGGSVRTLAKAAPNNSIEEKFISIITREVLQGLAFLHRNNVIHRDLKAANVLISDGRVMLCDFGVSALLATPHSKRSTFVGTPQWMAPEVILGHPYDTKADIWGLGITLYEMATGAPPHADQDHMRALMLIPKLKPPKLPDATDASKEMRDFMALCLRETPGDRLSAEELSKSKWIKSSKGSVSILKELLVRYESWTNKGGVRASLTSPFGALDPDEEPQDYSQPQSWEFETIRGTNYADGGVTQTGSSPEQPAVDLSVLSNPPRSLRMLFEDASNPGMDPFRINQPRPNQGLPAVSSSSTISTIASLDSNSSGGNDSNDTISTDPNLSFGNSHSENNGQHVLPIPFDTHQDLLSIRRDSTDILTARQANYVFPRSAPSLIVDTVKPPSTDPALSSTESDSSATASGVGTTRRGVLHKQSFSGSKGLPRSPRPLTAPDSGTESASDKTPTPGTNSNNAPLSPPRMSYREVRDSKGLANISIPPASGSNVGVQLAESPGTANSEASGKAQRKGESSHGQGSGSGSSLPGTSGLNSSSSRPGRERPTRVKRNATVGSPTEFRFGGAPPDGGLVPPSHGASRSLDSRGGVGNGFSGGQSLGGASVALNARPNGLAPARPAVLGRQASAMAVMEGAGRSALAVPGRSNTGLSPAGPGAMLKDLLKLSPVQPGSLGAGADMLPPSPGIGTVAISPVTKVFSHSPSALQMSITPSDIGNSSPVNGRAYSHSQSNSYSHTNQTTLHSSANALFHPDNPALPPLDLGMLLSAEMCMPNWLVR